In Micropterus dolomieu isolate WLL.071019.BEF.003 ecotype Adirondacks unplaced genomic scaffold, ASM2129224v1 contig_12861, whole genome shotgun sequence, the DNA window ACTTTACTTCCTGCGTTCTGCCTGATTGTTTCCACCTGAGCTTGTTTGGACAGATTCTCTTGGATATTTAGGTTCTCTTGGATATTTAGGTTCTCTTTGTCCGATTGTTAGTTTGCTTCCTGTCGAGTGTCTGTAATTGGTTCTCTGGATGGGGATTGGCTGCCCTCCTCAGCGTCGCTCTTTTCGTTCGGTCATTAAACACCATGAACTGCACCTGCTCTGCATTTGGGCCCAGACCCCCCGTTTCTGCATCTTCGCCTGACAAAGTCTAACATACAATCTGAAACAGGGTTTAAATACAAACTGCAGGTGTGTTTCCTCTCAAGTGTGCAGCCCGTTCTCTCGTTTCACAAAGTTAACCGcctgttttatttctgtctaACCAGACGCTGCATATTTATTCTGGACCGCGGAGCCCTGAATGTGCACACGCTAAAGGTTACCCGGGGTGGCGGGTGTTGACTCAGCGTCCATGTGCAAGGCTCTGGGAAGAGAGGGGGTTAAAATGTGACGCAGGCTTTAATCAATGGACGGATGTCATCTCGTCAGATCCACCGCCGTCCCGCTGATCAGCGTCTAAACGCTCCGGACGACACATCCAGGCTACGGATCTGCTCCCAACTATCAGCCTGAGAAAAACCAGTATAATCAGGTTCCCTCTGTACTGTGAATTCAGGAAAAGGTTCCCCACTAACttccactctgtgtgtgtgaacggcCTGTCATGTAACTTCTTCACCGCTGTTCCACAAGGGAACAAGACATTTAATGAAGAGGCTGTGAAAgtaggacagtgtgtgtgtttgcatctgcAGCCATGAATGTTTAAATGCGTGTGTGTCTCGAGTTTTTTTCCTGCCTCGGGCCAGCAGCAGGTCTGACTGTCAGCCGTTAACACTGTGGTGTTGTGAAGAAACTAGTACGACACCTTTAGTGTCTCCACAGGGAGCTGCGCTGCGCTAGCTGTTCCACCTCAGTCTCAAAGTCAGTAGGCAAGATGCATTGTGGGTGACGTGGGTGTCAGGTTTTGATAAGTGTGTGGAATTAAAAAGAGGATGCTCTTCTGTATCCATGAGTCTTCTAATGACCACACAACCGAAGCTTTCACAGCCCTCACAGGTTTACAAAGAGAACATTCAGTAAAATGAGCTCCAGCAGCTGCAACATCAACTTTACATATACGTATATATGGACCTGCAGGTAAAGGTGCAGCTGATCATCGATCAGCAGCGTACAGCAAAGGACTCAGCTGGACGCTCTCATCTCTCCACACTGAGCCATGTCTAACTCTTAAAGGGGAGATTTTGCTGGTAACACTTGTGTACTTTCTGAATGCTGGAGCTTTACTCGTAACGGAGTAATTAAAGGATCACATGATCTTCCTCGGCAGGTGGACTTCACACGGCTGTCCTGGAGTGGCAGACGTGCAAATTTACACATTACCTGAGCAGCTGGAACATTTAATCTCAGTTTTTAAGCCAACAAGTCTGAAAAGTACTCAGAAGACGGTAAACTCCACGACAGCAGGGCAaactccctctgctgctgaagATCATGTGAAAGagtcaaaagctccagaactgCTCTCAAACACAGACCTGTGGGGAGACTAAAGTTTGTCTGTGGACACAGAGTCGTAATGTTGAAAAACCGAAACACAAGTTTGTCTGAAATTCAAGCAGTTTAACTTGGTAAAtggtaaaaacacacaaacacacacaccagcagttGGTGGTTTAAATCTCCGCCCCCACACAACACTTCACAACCTCGCGAGTGATGAGCCAAGCAAAACGCCAAAACTcaacagcgtgtgtgtgtgagtgtgggagGACATACTGCAGGGAAATATGAAGCTCCATACACCAGTAAAACACACTGTGACTAATTTAATAAATGCTAATTAGACTGCTGAGGAACAGAAGCTGCGTGTGCGTGTACGTGTGCGTGTGTACCTCCGGCGCTGAAGGGTCCGGGGTGGCGACCAGTTGTGGTTCCGGTGCGTTCTTCACCACATCCAAGAAGGAAACTCCAGATTCTGCAACCAGGCCTGAAAACACACGTCAACCAATCAGAGAATCAGGTTTCTGCATCACTAGCCAATCAGACGGCTACTTAGAGCGCCATCAACCAATCAGAAGTTTAGGTTTTGATCCTGCATCGTTAACCAGTCAATCAGTGAGTTACTCACTCATCAGGagctcatctcagggcgtcatataccgacgatttgaaAAAGAGCGACAAAGCGTGTTATCTGtgtgagacgctctggggcgtcccgtacagaccggaagtgctagttagctgcggtagctagctagctagctacgttcgaGATAAAGGTCTTGACAGCCCCCgtagcccctacccttaccacaaccatcagaaatgttagtacctaagcctaagtcactgaatgtatgcatgtcgaccggctaacgaTACAGCAGCTAACAGGCAGGGTTAGCCTCCcgtgtgttgctgcaacgtagcaaacgggggcgtttcatacggactcTGAACCTTTAGCAGAAAAATcattacgctttgtcacgctgtctcaAAGCGTCAGTTACGACGCATTTAGATGAGAATGTGTTCTGCATATTTACTCTTCAACCACTGTTAACCAATCAGCAGCTTCGTTAGAGAGTCATTAACCAGTCAGAGTTCCTGTATCATTAAGAAATTACAGTTACTGCTTCCTTAAGCAATCGTCAGGCTACTTCCTGGATGTTAAACAATCAATCACACGGGTTAGGTTGCCACAGAGTTACTTTCTACATTTTCAATCAAACAGATTAAGATTTTGAGCAAGCGGCAAACTCTGGCTCTCATGGCTGAAGCCAATGGGAAGTAatctgcgtcctctccagcagccagcagggggcgactccagcggctgcagaaagaagtgtgattgtatagaagtctgtgagaaaatgtttctacttgtcagctgatttattccctcagtaaacacttccctgatgagtttatggtctcagtcgctagtttcaagtcttcttcaacacagcatgatgttcatttagtaaatcatTATtaagaaagcaggggaggctttaaggcggggctacaagctgattgataAGTCTCTACCATGGCGACCTATCACCTgtctcgtatccgctgctctgtgtacattaaccagcgccgctgaaaaagcttatcaggagtcggctgctcagTTTTCAAGTTTTGTTTAAGCTTGTTTGTtgctagctaaaattagcatcccagctaatatcacagttaacgtgaattacagatgcacccaGATAACCAAGCAAGCTAGCTCCGCCCTCttttccaaatatggtcacgtctggttccaaaaaccCAAGATGGCGACgaccaaactcaaggcttcaaaaaggtagtccacaaaccaactgGTGATGTCACAGCGGCTACGTCCCTCATTTATACAGTGAATGTTTTTGAGTCATTATCCAATCAATAAGTTCTTTAACTGGGAACTAATCCGTGCATCTGCATCGTTAACCAATCACAAGTGTGTTAGGCCAGATGGTTGAGTAATGAGCAGGTTAGTTACATCATAAAGTCGTTAAGCAATCAGTTACTGCTTTGCCAACcaatcatttgttttgttctttgttacACACTCAGTGTTCCTGGTTCATTAACCAATCAGTTAGTTCCTTTCATTAAGCAATGAGCACATCTGCATTGGTAACCAATCAGGTTAGTGTGTCATTAACCAATCACACTTTTAGTTCTTCACAGCCAATAACAACTCAGGTGGTTTAGTTTCCAAGGTCTTAAACCAATCAGAGGTCTTTTTCCCAGGAGACATTTCAGCTCCACAGGTGCAGataataaactgagtgatggcTGGATTCCATTCAGCTGCTTTAGCTTCACGGTGGCTCGCTGAGACGCCCGAATCAAACATTTTGTGCTTCAAAGGTTGAGCTGGGAAACAGATGTGTGAGCAGGTTAGCTCATTAACCAATCTGAGCGTTTGCATTTTACACAACAAGAACAAAATCAAtaagtataaaaacaaacatgattacTACGTGATGATTAACTAATCAGCAGTGTTGTTCCTTTGTTGTTAGCTCTCTGTGCTTCAGTCTCAGCGCCGCCGCCGCCACTAATTAGTCTCAGAGGACGTTAACCAATCGGAGGTCCGGCTCGGAGTCTGGTGACCAATTAGTGGCGGACCAATTAACAGACCAGAGGTCGTTAAGCAAACACCATGGGAACACACATTCATTTACGTCACGCTGAGTGTGTCGCGGCGTTAATCACACACAGAAGGtcaggacgatgctgaggaaGCTTATTAGCTCAGCGAAACGCACACAGAAGGTCAGGAGAGGAGCTGCGTCTGAGGACTTTGTGTCACGACCTCATCGAGGCAAAGGATCGCGGGACGGACACGCACTGTCTTTTTCGGCCCCCAtgatgcactgtgtgtgttttactacCCCGCCGTCGAGGTGAGCTGCCTCCTGACAGAGCAgaggacaaacacacagtgacagcGAACACAACACACAGGCTTGTTAACCAATCCAGGTTTCCATCCTCAAACACTTCAGCAACGtgtttctgatttttttgtACATAGAGATTTCTTTTTGTTAGTGTCTCTGTGGATGTCCAGCCGTCCGTCCACTTTATTTCAGGCTGAAATGTTATTAGATTGTAAAtagtttgttattaaaaatcCTTAGATGGATATATGGAGGTTTTACACTCATCacggttcccagaggatgaaccaGACTCGGACGTGTGATGCACTTCTGCTCTGGTTTCCTGAGTTAACGTGACATAAAGAAGAAGCTCTCACCTGCGTGGTGATTGGACCACTGCCTGACCTTTAAACTACATGAGCTCAAGTACAGGATCAATAAACTAATAACAACACCGTGCGTATTACTTAGAGACGGGCGAGTCTCCCGAGGTCTCAGACCAAAATTAAACTGGATTAAAGTAAACAGGCCGTGTGTTTGCTCTGCGAGACCGAGCTGAGTGAGAGGGACGTTGAGGCATCTCATTAATTCAGACAAACAGCGCCGGCTGACCATTAATCGAACACCGTTTCCATCACATGGCTTTACTTTACAGTTTCTGGACCAGCTGGGGAACTGAAATAATGCTCCATCCTCACATTGGTTCGATTCAGGAACCGAACCTTTGGGTCTGAGCCCGGCTTCAAAGACAAGAGCTGGAACCATCCATGTAAAAATCAGACAGCTCGCTCGATGAAGCGGTTTAGTACGAGCCCTCTTTTCCCAGACTCTCGACTATGGAGGTGCAGAGTTGATTTATACTGCTGCCGTGCCGTCGTGAACATTtacacttctatattttaatgttgGACTTTTCTACACTCTTAATGCTTTATACTTCCTACCCTCGGCTGTGTTGTGTGACAGATGTTTTTATTTCGCCCTCCTGACCCGGTTAAACAAAGGGGATTAAATTAGCAAGGTTGGATGAATCAGGTGTCCTCCTGGTTCCTCAGAGCTCCAGCACCACAGAGCAGACGCTTCACTGTTGTTTCTGTAACGCTGAGGAAAGGATTGCAGCACTAATGCAAGATGAATGCGTGAAGAGGATTTCTGTGCATCCAGCTCTGTTGCAGAGTAATTGCATGAAGCCCCCCCCTCCCGGCCCCCCCGAGGCGCCGCCGCCCCTGAGTGAATCAGCGTTCGTCATTAACACCAGGAGGATTGCATTAAGTCTTTTCAAGCCCACGCAACTCACTTTAGATTCTGAAACGCGGTGGGGAGGCTTGAAAGCGCGGGGAGACGGCGGCTGGCGCTGAAGGCCCgactctcctcctccacctcctgcatACATATTTGATGGCTGTCACACGTGAAATAATCAGCGGCGGAGGGTGTTTGCTATCTCGCCGCTCGCCCAGTCTCTTTCATGTGGAGCGGGCGGGGAATCGTTTTCATCTGGTTTTATGAAGACATGCTACTCGCAGAGATGAAAGGCCCTGATGAGCAGAGAGGAGATGGACGCAGATCCGTTTATCTCATCTAAATGGCTCAGAGTGTGTGAGGAGATAAAGTCCAGCTGTCGAACACACCCGAGTCCTTTACTACGCTTTAAATAAAGACCGACCTGCGCATCAATACTCAGCTGCAGGTCCACTTACTTTCCAGTTTTCAGtcagattttacgtggccagtcagactggacagcagagcagacaggtgTTGTGCAGAAAAGTGAGCGAGCTCAGTgtgttaaagctgtatcgccCCGTCTCTCTTTACgactacagctgcttttatctggatccaacagacataatgtgcaaataaacatcactttatgacTGTGGTAACAGCAAAGGTTTGTCTTGaatgtcttgtcttgtcttgatgaaactttaatgtttcttttaacagaataatcgcaattgtggccaaataagtgtttgcagtttacaGCGTAACCACGCCAGACATTTTTACATGATTATAGCCAATaacagaagcctgttgttgctgatggatgatgtgtttggtaggcgtgtgtctaatatccttgtttatatttggaaaacctATAATttacatgacttactgctgagttacaaaataaagacatgatctattttacaattatccttatgactctacattcTTTAACTTACCTTTAAATGCCCAATACAACACATGTAATGCAGTTTTCCACTTCCAGAAAATGACTGCAGctttattgactgaaaggttatttctaCCCTGAAATGACTTGagggttatatttgacagattataactctCCTGGAATTTTTtctacctcttaaaatacctttaaatggccaaaacaacacataaaatgcagtattctaTTTGCCTGACAGTAATttcagcctctacttattgactgaagggtagtttctgcctcaaaatgacttgatttcattcaggagagttatatttgacagattataaaacctaaatcatcctctttttttttcatatataataacattatattttttaatcacatattaaccaccaaaccaaaaatgtccccggtgGTAACAGCAGAAAGAGAGCTGTGGggcagaaacagaaacagtacTGAATGTAATGAAAAGGACTATAATATGAAGTGTCAGCCAGAAAAATCAGATGTGAGCATTGAGGCCTGCAGAGGGAACGCAGCCTTAGTTGTTGGGGTTAGTAGCGGTACTccaaaatgctaatgttagatCACAGTGTTTAATAACAAACCAAGTAGCTTCGAAGCAAATATCTTTTTCTGTCTGATCTCCATATGAACCAGTTCTCTTCTGGAAATTCAGAAGCACGAGTCCTTGTTTGTCCATCATTTAGTTCAAGCTGTGGTCAACACTGATTGGCTGCGGCACCCTCTTTTAAATAATCTCCTTTCTTTCTACATTTGTCTTCTATTCTCTAAACTTCTTTTATCCATTCTTACGttccatttttcttttgtacCTTAAATCTGTCTTTCCGACCGTCTTTAACTCCTCCCGTCTTTATTTCCTTCTCTGCACTCTGCTCTCCAACatagacatttcaaaataaaagctcacaGTACAATAATGCATAATAAATTTATGCCAGGAGAGATCGTCTTTGTGAtgacgacctccacagtgctgcagcagTATCGGCAGTATCAGCAGTGTcggcagtattagtagtatcagcagtattagtagtatcagcagtatcggcagtattagtagtatcGGCAGTATTAGTTGTATcagcagtattagtagtatcGGCAGTATCGGCAGTATTAGTATcagcagtattagtagtatcGGCAGTATcggcagtattagtagtatcggcagtattagtagtatcGGCAGTATcggcagtattagtagtatcagcagtattagtagtatcGGCAGTATcggcagtattagtagtatcGGCAGTATCAGTNNNNNNNNNNNNNNNNNNNNTAAATTTATGCCAGGAGAGATCGTCTTTGTGAtgacgacctccacagtgctgcagcagTATCGGCAGTATCAGCAGTGTcggcagtattagtagtatcagcagtattAGCAGTATCGGCAGTATTAGTTGTATcagcagtattagtagtatcGGCAGTATcggcagtattagtagtatcagcagtattagtagtatcGGCAGTATcggcagtattagtagtatcagcagtattagtagtatcGGCAGTATcggcagtattagtagtatcagcagtatcggcagtattagtagtatcagcagtatcggcagtattagtagtatcagcagtatcGGCAGTATTAGTATCATCAGTATTGGCAGCAGCAGTATCAGTATCATCAGTATTGGCAGCAGCAGTATCGGCAGTATCAGTATCATCAGTATCNNNNNNNNNNNNNNNNNNNNATtagtagtatcagcagtattagtagtatcGGCAGTATcggcagtattagtagtatcagcagtatcggcagtattagtagtatcagcagtattagtagtatcGGCAGTATcggcagtattagtagtatcagcagtattagtagtatcGGCAGTATcggcagtattagtagtatcagcagtatcggcagtattagtagtatcagcagtatcggcagtattagtagtatcagcagtatcGGCAGTATTAGTATCATCAGTATTGGCAGCAGCAGTATCAGTATCATCAGTATTGGCAGCAGCAGTATCGGCAGTATCAGTATCATCAGTATCGGCAGCAGCAGTATCAGTATCATCAGTATTGGCAGCAGCAGTATCGGCAGTATCAGTATCATCAGTATCGGCGGCAGCAGCAGTATCAGTATCATCAGTATCGGCAGCAGCAGTATCAGTATCATCAGTATTGGTAGCAGCAGTATCGGCAGTATCAGTATCATCAGTATCggcagcagcagtattagtaTCATCAGTATCGGCAGCAGCAGTATCAGTATCATCAGTATTGGCAGCAGCAGTATCGGCAGTATCAGTATCATCAGTATCGGCAGCAGCAGTATCAGTATCATCAGTATCGGCAGCAGCAGTATCGGCAGTATCAGTATCATCAGTATCGGCAGCAGCAGTATCGGCAGTATCAGTATCATCAGTATCGGCAGCAGCAGTATCGGNNNNNNNNNNNNNNNNNNNNTAAATTTATGCCAGGAGAGATCGTCTTTGTGAtgacgacctccacagtgctgcagcagTATCGGCAGTATCAGCAGTGTcggcagtattagtagtatcggcagtattagtagtatcagcagtatcggcagtattagtagtatcGGCAGTATTAGTTGTATcagcagtattagtagtatcGGCAGTATcggcagtattagtagtatcagcagtattagtagtatcGGCAGTATcggcagtattagtagtatcggcagtattagtagtatcGGCAGTATcggcagtattagtagtatcagcagtattagtagtatcGGCAGTATcggcagtattagtagtatcGGCAGTATcggcagtattagtagtatcGGCAGTATcggcagtattagtagtatcGGCAGTATcggcagtattagtagtatcagcagtatcGGCAGTATTAGTATCATCAGTATTGGCAGCAGCAGTATCGGCAGCAGCAGTATCAGTATCATCAGTATTGGCAGCAGCAGTATCGGCAGTATCAGTATCATCAGTATCGGCAGCAGCAGTATCGGCAGTATCAGTATCATCAGTATCGGCAGCAGCAGTATCAGTATCATCAGTatcggcagcagcagcatctgtaTCAGCAGTATCAGTATCATCAGTATCGGCAGTATCAGTATCATCAGTATCGGCAGCAGCAGTATCAGTATCATCAGTatcggcagcagcagcatctgtaTCATCAGTatcggcagcagcagcatctgtaTCATCAGTatcggcagcagcagcatctgtaTCATCAGTATCGGCAGCAGCAGTATCGGCAGTATCAGTATCATCAGTATCGGCAGCAGCAGTATCGGCAGTATCAGTATCATCAGTATCGGCAGCAGCAGTATCGGTATCATCAGTatcggcagcagcagcatctgtaTCATCAGTATCGGCAGCAGCAGTATCGGCAGTATCAGTATCAGCAGTATCGGCAGCAGCAGTATCGGCAGTATCAGTATCATCAGTATTGGCAGCAGCAGTATCGGCAGTATCAGTATCATCAGTATCGGCAGCAGCAGTATCAGTATCATCAGTATCGGCAGCAGCAGTATCAGTATCATCAGTATCGGCAGTATATCTGTGTTACCGTGCAGAGCTCTGTAGGCCGACCCCAGGCAGGCGGAGTTGGACAGATCGATGGTGTAAACCGGAGCGTTGAAGACGTCAGACAGAACCTGCGACGGAGAGAAAAGGAAACGAGTTACAGCTTCTGGCTTCCTCCATTAATTAAGCAAACAAAGAACGTCCCAAAAATGAGAAAGAATCATTAGCGGGTTTGTATCTGAAATGAATGAAGCAGTTAAAGGAACAGCCCACAGGTGATTCCCGTGTTTCCCCTGGAATTATCCATAAGCAGCAGCTTCCACACACCTCTGACGGAGACACTGCCACCAAGAAACGTGTGAAACATTAATTACTAAATCTTCCAATCTCCATGAAAATAAAGCAAACACAGTGAACCAATCAGAAAACACGTGACGCCTTCTTATCAACAGAAAGGTTTCCAGGTCAGTTAGTGAGCAGCGGACCTCCAGGATCAGGTCCTTAACATCGAGGGACGAGTCTTCAAATATGCCAGAAATAAAACAACCACATTTTATCTCTCGTTTCATTTGAGTTGAAAAGCTAATCAAAAGTTTAACTAAAGGTTAGATAGTGAATATTCAGGTGAAACACTGCAGGCAAGGTGTCGGCTGATGAGGACGCCCTGAAAGCAACTGGTGGACAGTAATGAGAAGCAGGAGGACTGACCTGCAGAATCTCTTTGTTAGATGAAGCGCCGCCTGTTGCCAACACTCTGGTTCCTGGAACTGCAAACAGACGTTTCAGGGTTCGGCCGGGACTGAAAGTGAAGCAGCTGGTACGTTTGTAAAGAGCCGCTCAGATTTAGATATCCCCTCTGCTGCTCAGGCCCAAACACAAGGTAAAGCCAGGACTCACAGAAAGTCcagcagagacagggaggacTGAAGGAAGGATGGAGGACGGGGACGTtaagaaaaggacagaaaacatTAGAAATCTTACTGATGGAGTAGCCCAGCCTCTCAGCGTGGAGTCTCCTGGACATAAACTGACCCTCCACCAGCGCCCGAACCTCCGCCTGAGGACTCAGAGAGGACACCTGCAGGACCAGGACAGGGGGGACAGGTGGAGCATGAACGAGCACAGAGGAGTCAGAGGAAGAAGCGATgaaactgtctctctctctNNNNNNNNNNNNNNNNNNNNAGGTGTCGGCTGATGAGGACGCCCTGAAAGCAACTGGTGGACAGTAATGAGAAGCAGGAGGACTGACCTGCAGAATCTCTTTGTTAGATGAAGCGCCGCCTGTTGCCAACACTCTGGTTCCTGGAACTGCAAACAGACGTTTCAGGGTTCGGCCGGGACTGAAAGTGAAGCAGCTGGTACGTTTGTAAAGAGCCGCTCAGATTTAGATATCCCCTCTGCTGCTCAGGCCCAAACACAAGGTAAAGCCAGGACTCACAGAAAGTCcagcagagacagggaggacTGAAGGAAGGATGGAGGACGGGGACGTtaagaaaaggacagaaaacatTAGAAATCTTACTGATGGAGTAGCCCAGCCTCTCAGCGTGGAGTCTCCTGGACATAAACTGACCCTCCACCAGCGCCCGAACCTCCGCCTGAGGACTCAGAGAGGACACCTGCAGGACCAGGACAGGGGGGACAGGTGGAGCATGAACGAGCACAGAGGAGTCAGAGGAAGAAGCGATgaaactgtctctctctctgtgtgactgaatgtctctctctctctctctgtgtgactgaatgtctctctctctctctctctgtgaatgaacgtctctctctctctctctctgtgactgaatgtctctctctctctctgtgactgaatgtctctctctctctctctctgtgtgactgaatgtctctctctctctctctgtgaatgaacgtctctctctctctctctctgtgtctgtgtgtgNNNNNNNNNNNNNNNNNNNNAGGTGTCGGCTGATGAGGACGCCCTGAAAGCAACTGGTGGACAGTAATGAGAAGCAGGAGGACTGACCTGCAGAATCTCTTTGTTAGATGAAGCGCCGCCTGTTGCCAACACTCTGGTTCCTGGAACTGCAAACAGACGTTTCAGGGTTCGGCCGGGACTGAAAGTGAAGCAGCTGGTACGTTTGTAAAGAGCCGCTCAGATTTAGATATCCCCTCTGCTGCTCAGGCCCAAACACAAGGTAAAGCCAGGACTCACAGAAAGTCcagcagagacagggaggacTGAAGGAAGGATGGAGGACGGGGACGTtaagaaaaggacagaaaacatTAGAAATCTTACTGATGGAGTAGCCCAGCCTCTCAGC includes these proteins:
- the LOC123966178 gene encoding xylulose kinase-like, producing the protein MSRRLHAERLGYSIIPGTRVLATGGASSNKEILQVLSDVFNAPVYTIDLSNSACLGSAYRALHGLVAESGVSFLDVVKNAPEPQLVATPDPSAPEVHTHT